In Nitrospirota bacterium, the genomic stretch CCCTCGAGCTCTTCCTCGCTTATGCCCTTTACGATGATCGGCTCACCATACAGGACGATCCCCCTGGTGAACGGTTTCGGAAGCAGGTACTTGTCCCAGATCTTGTCGAGGACCCAGAAGCTCTTTGCGCTGGTGATCACGGGGACGATCTGCTTGTCCAGTTTCCCCGCCAGATAAGCAACCCCCTGTTTTGCCTCATAGATGGGGCCGCGTGGACCATCTACCGCAAGCGCGAGATCTTTGCCTCTGCGAAGCCCGCTGACCAGTCCCAGGAGTGCGCGGTCGCCCTTCCGCTTGCTTGAACCGCGGACAACATCAAAACCGAACCACTTCAGGATCCCGGCCTGGATCTCACCGTCACGGCTTTCACTGGCGGGAATGACGATCCCGGAATTCCGGTGGCTATGGAACAGCAGGAACTGCCTCCCGTGCCAGAAGGCATAGATGACGTTCTTACCCTCGGATGCAAGCCGGCTCGGGATCTCTTTATTCACAAATTGTATGCGCAGCGTGCGGCTCCACAGCGAAAGCACGACCCAGCCGATGAATGATAATATCCTTGCCCTGAACATTACACGGTCCTTGCCGGCGTTTCATCCCGGAACTGCCGCTCGTACAGGTTCTTGTATTCACCGCCCCGTGTGAGAAGGTCCTCATGCCTGCCTTGCTCCACGATCCTGCCGTCTTTGAGCACGATGATCCGGTCCGCGTTCATGATGGTCGAAAGACGGTGGGCGATCACGAAGCTCGTCCTGCCTTTCATGAGCGTGTCGAGGGCGTTCTGCACTTCACGCTCGGACTGCGTATCCAGCGAGGATGTGGCTTCATCGAGTATGAGAATGGGGGCGTTTTTGAGCAATGCCCTGGCGATCGCGATCCGCTGGCGCTGGCCCCCGGATAGCTTGACGCCCGACTCGCCGATAATCGTGTCGTATCCCAGGGGAAGCGCCCGGATAAAGTCTTCGGCATAGGCGGATTGCGCCGCACGGACAATATCCTCAAATGGTCTATCGGTATCTCCGTAAGCGATGTTGTCCTTGACCGTGTCGTTGAACAGGAAAGTCTGCTGCGTGACGATGGCGGTCAGCGATCTGAGGGATTCAATCGACAGGTCGCGAATATCCTTGCCGTCGATAAGGATCGATCCGCCGGTGACATCGTAAAAACGGGGGATGAGATTCACGAAGGTCGTTTTGCCCCCGCCGCTCTTGCCCACGATAGCGATCGTCTCCCCTGCTTTCACGGTCAGATTGATGTCCTTCAGCACCATCTCGTCCTCATATTTGAAGGTAAGATTCCGGAATTCGATCGTCCTGAAATCACGGGAAACGGATTGCGCGCCCTGACGGTTCTTTATCTCCGGCTGAGTGTCGAGGACCTCAAAGATGCGTTGAGCGGCGGCAACGCCGTCCTGGACCGTGTTGTTCACTCCGTTCAGGTCCCTCAGCGGGCGGTAGAAGAAGACGAGCGCCGCCATAAAGGAAAAGAAATCACCAACGGTCATGGTGCCGATGGTAATGAAGTAGAGGCCGAAGAGGATAACGAGGGACGTCCCGAGTATGGAAATCACCTCCATTACGGGGTGAGAGACCGCGCCGGTCTTTATCGCACGCATAAGGGAGTTGAAGAGGTTCTTGTTCTTCACGGCGAACCTCTTGCTCTCGTAATCTTCCATGCCGAATGCCTTGACGATCCGGATGCCCCCAATGGTCTCATGGAGATGCGTAGTCAGAACGCCGATCTGCTCCTGCATCTGCGTGCTCGCTGTTCTGAAGCGTTTGCTGAATTTTGAGAGCGCAAAACCGGCAAGAGGCAGAACGATGATCGAAAAAACGGCGAGCCTCCAGTTAAGATAGAGGATGTATCCGGTAAGCGCAGCCATGGTGAAGATTCCCTGTACCAGGCTTGACGGCGCCTTCGTGAGGGCCCCCTGCACCAGGTTCACGTCGTTGACGATGCGGGAGATGATTACGCCGGTCGGGGTCCGGGTGAAATAGGAGAAGGACAGGGACTCGACATGTGTATAGAGTTGGTCTCGTATGTCATTCACAACCCGCTGTCCGACCCAGCCCATCATGTAGTCCCGGGCATAGGCCGCACCGCCTTTCAGGATGGTTACGAGGACGAGCGCGGGCGGGAGATAGAGGCCGAGATCCATGTTCTTTGCCAGGATCACCTTGTCCAGCACGGGCTTTACCAGGTAGGCCTGCGCCGAGATCAGCACGCTGGTAAGACCCATAAAGAACACGGACCAGCCAAGCCTGGCTTTATAGGGCTTCAGATAGGTTAAGAGCCTTTTATAGATGGTCAGATCGTTTTTCATGTCGCAAGCAATTCCCTGACAACAGCGGCAGCCCGTGCCGAAGCGCCGGCATCTCCGAGCCGCATCCGCACTCCTTCGAGACCCGCGCGTATCTGATCATAATAGATCGGATCGGTCAGCATCCTGGCAACGGCATCGGCCATGTGCTGCGGTGTCGATTCCTCCTGGATCAGTTCGGGAACCAGCCTTTCATCCGCTACGATATTCACCAGGCCTACGTGTTTTAATCCGGCGTGCACCATGCTGCTGAGGATCGTGTAGGTTATGGCCGATATGCGATAGACGATCACCATCGGTATTGACATAAGCCCTGTTTCGAGCGTGGCCGTGCCCGATGTGACGATGGCTGCGTCCGATGCCCGCAGCACGTCGTATACCCTCCCCTCGATCACTCGAACGGGAACGCCGCACTGCTCCATAAACGTGCGCACGAAGCGCTGGTCCAGCGTCGGCGCCACGGGAAGAATAAACTGCAGGTCCTGAAACCGGGCCGAGAGTATCTTCGCCGCAGCAAGCATATCAGGCAGGAGATGCGTCAATTCTGATTTTCTGCTGCCCGGCAGCAGTGCGATGGTCCGCCGGGACGCATCAAGGCCGAACACGCTCTTCGCCTGTTCCTTCGTAAGGTCCGATCGTACAACATCCGTAAGCGGATGTCCCACGAACCTGACATCAACACCCGCCTTCTCGTAGAGCGGCACTTCGAAGGGGAATACAACGATCATCGCCTTTACCATCCGGGCGATCGTCTTGATCCTCCCTTTTCTCCATACCCATACCTGGGGGCTGATGTAATACAAAACCGGGATGCCAAGCTTTTGGGCCGCCTTGCCGAGCTTGATATTAAAGTCAGGGAAGTCTATCAGGACGAGAAGGTCAGGCCGCTCGTGCTTCAGAAAACGCTTCAACGACGCATAGACCCGGTAGATCACGCCAAGGTGGGTAAGCACTTCCGTGATCCCGACGACCGAGATCTCCTTTGCATCGGCAAGCATCCGGACGCCGGCCTCCTGCATCTGCTTGCTGCCGACGCCGTAAATAACCATCGCGGGGTCCTGTTTCCATAACTCCCGCGCGAGGTTTGCGCCATGCAGATCGCCGGACGCTTCCCCTGACATGATCATAACCTTTTTCATAAGCACCAAATAACAAACATCAAATAACAAATAAACTCTAAACGTAACTACTCAGATTGGCCGCAAAAGAACGCAAAGAACTCAAAGAATAAACCTGAAACCATGTATTAGTTTTAATTCTCTCTGCGATCCTGGAGCCTGCCCTCGAAATGTCTTATCGGGGGTTCTTTCGCGGCTAACAGGTTTTGACCTGAGCAGTTACCTCTAAACACCAAATTCGAAAATTGTTTATTGGTGCTTATTTGATATTTGTAATTTTTTTAACCTACAGCGCCATCTTCACCGCATCAGCCACTTTTTTGATCTGCTCTTCCGTCAGTTCGGGATACATCGGAAGCGACAGCACCTCACGCGCAGCCTGCTCAGCCATGGGCAGGCTTCCGGGCTTTATACCGAGGTCATTGTACGCTCTTTGCAAATGCAGCGGAACAGGATAATAGATCATGGATGAGGTAATGCCCCCCGCGTCGAGCTTCTGCTTCACCGCATCCCGGTTCTTGACCCTGATCGTGTACTGATGATACACATGTTTTGTCCCGCTTTGTTCCGACGGTGTCCGGATGTTGGAGTCGGCGAGATATCGTGAATAAAGCGAAGCATTGTTCCTGCGCTTTGCGTTATAAGTATCGATATGCCTGAACTTGGTTCGGATGATCGCTGCCTGGATCTCATCGAGCCGGCTGTTGAACCCGATCTCGTCGTGGTAATAACGCACCGTGCTGCCATGGTTCCTCAAACTCATCAAATGCTTTGCACAATCATTATCATCGGTGATCACCATGCCGCCGTCGCCGTACCCTCCAAGGTTCTTGCTCGGGAAAAAGCTGAAGCAGCCAAGATCACCGATGGCGCCGGTCTTTTTTCCCTGGTATTCGGCGCCAAAGGACTGGGCACAGTCCTCGATGACCCTGAGCTTGTGCTTTTTTGCGAGCTCCATAAGCCCATCCATGTCCGCCGGCTGTCCATAAAGATGCACCGGGATGATGGCCTTTGTTTTATTCGTGATTGCCGGTATGATCTTTGAAATATCGATGTTGAACGAATCGGGTTTGATGTCCACAAAGACCGGCATTGCGCCGACATAGGATATCGCCTCGGCCGTTGCGATAAAGGTAAAGGGGGTGGTGATCACCTCATCGCCCCGCTTGATCCCCGCGGCAAGAAGCGCAAGATGCAGGGCATCCGTGCCGGAAGCAACGGCCACGGCATGTTTCACACCATGATAGTGCGCGATCTCTTCTTCAAGCGCCTTGACCTGCGGACCAAGTATGAAATGCGTGCTCTGCAGTACGCCAAGCACGACGGCATTGATCTCTTCCTTGATCGCTTCGTACTGGACCTTGAGGTCGACCATCGGTATCGTCATACGGTTAGAGACTCCTCTGCAATGCTTTGTTCAAAATAAATAAAATTCACCCGCTGAGCCCTGTGTCCTCTACGGCAATTGCGTTTTAGGTTCTGACAAGTTCCCTTTCTCATACAGGGACGAAACCGGTCAGCCCTTTTTCTATATTGTCGGTAATTGTTCTTGCAAGGGCCAGCGCCCGTCTGCCTTCAATGCCTGACACGAGGGTCCGGACATCGCCCTGTACACTCTTCACAAAAGCCCGGATCTCGTCTTCCAGCGTATCGCGCCGGTCCGTCGAAATGTCCTCGACGACCAATTGAGAACCGGGTCCCGGTTTTACCCGCGAGACGTTCGCCTTCTGTGTCTGGTAATCGGACGTATAGATCGCCTTCTCGTCAAATACCCTGAGCAGTCGTTTTTTTTCATCCGAGACCCTGCTGGCACTGACATCGGCGACACATCCGTTCTGAAATACGATCCGTGCCGTTGCCATGTCGATCTCGTTGGTGATGATCGAAATTCCGGCGGCGCTGACTTCTTTCGGCGTTGATCCGGCAAGGTCCATGACGATATCGAGGTCATGGATCATGAGGTCGAGCACCACATTCACGTCCGTGCACCTGAGCGTGAACGGCGCGGCCCGTTCCGCAGTTATATATCGCGGTGTTCCGACCAGCGACTTGATCGCCGTGAACGCGGGATTGAACCGCTCAATATGTCCTACCTGCAGTATCAATTTATTGCGGGTTGCAAGATCGATAAGTTCATCGGCCTGCTCGAGGGTCACGGTCATTGGCTTCTCGATAAGAACATGAACGCCCTGTTCCAGAAATTGCTTTGCAATGCTATGGTGCAGGACTGTCGGCACCACAATACTTACGGCGTCCACCTTCCCGATCAGATGAGCTGGATCGGGGAAAGACTGTGTTTTCAGCTTCCCGGAGAGCTGTGATGCGCGTACCGGATCGGCGTCCACCAGTCCGACGAGTTCAACCTCGGGAAGGTTCGCGTATTTTTCCGCATGGAACTGCCCCAGGTACCCAACGCCGATGACGCCCACGCGAACCTTATTCATGCGATATCCTTCAGGTCCTGCATCGCGATGATCGTAATGCCGGCCCGGTTGGCATCGTTAATGACTGTTTCACGCTCAATGATAATGGTTTTGCCCGCTTCAACGGCCAGACAGGATGCTTGTACCTCGAGCATGGATTTGATCGTCTGCGTCCCGATGGCCGGAAGGTCGAAGCGAAGGTCCTGCTGCGGCTTGCAAACCTTGACAACGACCGCTCCCTGGCCACAGAGCCTGCCGCCGCGGCGAATTGCCTCATCAGTGCCCTCAATGGCCTCCACGGCAAGAATGACCTGGTCCTTTACCACGACGGTCTGTCCAATGTCCAAACGGCCGATCTCTTTCGCCATCTGCCATCCGAACTCAATGTCCCGGCGTTCCTCTTTCGAAGGTTTTCTTTTCGTCAAGAGGCCTTGCTGCGCAACGATGCTGTCAAGAAAGAGCGTCGATTCGCGGACCGTTATTCCTTCGGACTCCAGTTCTTCGGCAACCGCACGAAGCAGGGAGTCGTCTTTTTTGTGGGCCATTTTGGCAAGCAGCGCCATACCCCGCATATCAGGCAGTGTATTGCCGAAGAATCGTGTTTTCTTGATGCCGCCGGCCATGAGCACGTCAACAACACCCTGCTCTTTTAAAATAGTGATGATCTTGCCAAGCTGTCCGACCTTGACCCAGAATATCGCGTCAACCAACTGCGCCAGTTCAGGCAGGGTTTCGCCTTCGTGCGCAACGGCGATGACCTGCAGCCCCTTCAGTTTTGCCGCCTGCGCGAAGGCGATGGGGAAATTGCCGTTCCCCGCTATTAATCCGATCTTATTCATACCCTGCATTGCTTCTGATTTCCGGCTCCTGATTCCTGACGTTGTATTATCTCGTCACTCCCCGTTTCGAGTTGCGCATGAAATCGATCAGATAACTCACTTCTTTGGTATCGGGAAACTCTTCAAGTGCCTTTTTGAATGCCTCGTCCTGCACGAGTCCCGACCGGAATATGATCTTATACGTCTTTTTCAGGTCATTGATGACCTGGTCGCTGAAACCTTTGCGCTTGAGACCCACGAGATTCAATCCATAGAGCTGCGCGCGGTTGCCGGTGGCGTTGACATAAGGCGGGACATCCAGCACAATGGCTGACTGGCCGCCGATCATGGAGTATGCTCCAATCCGGACGAACTGGTGAATGCCGATAAGAGCGCCAAGCACGGCGAAATCCTCGACAATGACATGCCCCCCGAAGGCGGCGTTGTTGGCCATGATAATGTTGTTCCCCAGTTTGCAATCATGGGCAACATGGATATAGGCCATGAGAAAGTTCTTGTTCCCGATCTCCGTCTTCCGGTCGGCCTTGGTCGTGGCGCGGTGTATGGTCGCGTATTCCCGTATGACATTATCATTGCCGATGAGCACGAATGTTTCCTCGTTCCGGTAGCCGATATCCTGAGGCGGCGCGCCGATGCTCGTAAAGGAATGGATCCGGTTCCGTTCTCCGATCGTGGTCCAGCCTTCGATCAGGACATGGGAAGCGATCTCCGTGTCTTTCCCGATCGTCACGTGCTCACCGATGACCGTAAAGGGACCGATCGAAACGCCCCCGGCAATCCGCGCCTTTTGATGTACAATTGCAGTCGGATGTATGTTCACGTCCTGGTCCCGGTCCTTCCTATTTATCTTTATCCACGATCATGGCCATCATTTCAGCCTCGGCGACAACGCCGCCGTCAACGATCGCGACCGCTTTCAAACTTCTGACGGGACCGCGCGCTCTGATCAGTTCCAGTTCAAACCGGACCTGGTCCCCCGGCGTAACGGGCTTGCGAAATTTTGCTTTATCGATGCTCATGAAATAGAGGACCTTTTTCTTTACCTCTTCGGCAGGCAGGGACATGAGCGCCATCACACCGCCTGTTTGCGCCATCGCCTCCAGGAGCAGAACGCCCGGCATGATGGGATGGCCGGGAAAGTGCCCCTGAAAAAAGGGCTCGTTGATCGTCACATTTTTGAGTCCCACGATCCGCTTGTCCGCCTCAAACTCGAGGATGCGATCGATCATCAGAAACGGATACCGGTGAGGAAGAAAGTCCATTACCTCATTGATAGTGAGCATGCTGTTCCCCTTTTCAATTATCCTGATTTTTCCGTCTTACTGTTCTTTGATCAGCTTTTCAAGTTCGCGAATACGTTTTATGAGCTCCGGCAGTTTCGGCAGGAGAGACTGGACCTTGAGCCAATCCCTGATCGGCATGGCATAATATCCGGCAATGACTTGTCCCGCCTCCACATCCCGGGTGATACCCGACCCGCCCCCGGCCATCACCTGGTCGCCGACGGTAATATGGTCCGCAACCCCCACCTGCCCACCGAACATCACCGAGTTTCCGATCGTGCTGCTGCCCGCGATCCCGACCTGTCCGGCGATCAGACAGTTTTCTCCGATCGTCACATTATGCGCGACATGCACCTGATTGTCGAGCTTCGTCCCCTTCTTAATGAGGGTGTTCCCGAGCGTGGCCCGGTCGATCGTGCAGTTGCCGCCTATCTCAACATCATCTTCTATGATCACACCACCTACCTGGGGAATCTTATGGTGCCGCCCCTTGTCGGTCACGAACCCGAAGCCGTCGCTGCCGAGCACGGTCCCCGCATGGATAATCACCCGTTTGCCGATCCGGATGTTATGGCCGATGCTCACGTTGGCATGAATGACGGAGTCATCATCAACAACCGAACCTCTGCCGATCGAGACCCCGGGGTACAAAGTAACGCGTTCACCGACCTTCACGTCATCAGCCAAAACAACAAAGGGATGAATAGAGGGGTCCGCGCCGATAACAACGTTCGCGCCGATCGCCGCTTTCTCGCTGATGCCGCTCGCCTGATAGGGTTTGACATAAAACATCTCGAGGGTCCGCGCGAAGGCAAGCCGGGGATTGTTAAGCCGGAGCAGCGGCAGGTGCAGTGCAGGCGTGTCAAGCGGGACCAGGGCTGCTGAAGCCTGTGAGCGCTCAAGGTCTTTGAGGTGACTTTTGCCGGTGATGAAAGTGATCTGTCCTTCTCTCGCTTCAAGCACACCAGCCGCACCGCTGATATCAACGTCAGCGGGTCCGGTCAATTCCGCACCAAGCATATCTGCCAGTTCTTTGAGATTCATAATCCGTAATTATTTCTTGGTTTCTTCCTTCTTGGCATCTTCCTTCTTGTCCAATTCAGCGACGACCCTCTCGGTCAGATCCAGGTCCTCCTCAGCATACAGTACCGCCGGGACCTCGGCTTTCGAAAGGATATTGATCGTCTTGTTCAAGACCAGGGAGTATTTTTCCCGTTTGGCGATATCCTTGAGCACCAGAACAAGCTGCTGGTTGAATTCGCTTGACAGCTCCTCGTTCTTCTTCCCGATCTCTCCGCTGAAATCATCACGCTTCTTCTGAAATTCACTGATCTTGCGGTTGAGGGTCTCTTCCTTTTCCTTCTCCGCCTTCTCGTTCAGCAGTTTTGCCTGTTTCTGCTTCGTGTAATCGTCCTGCAGCTTCTGTATATCTTCGGAATCAAGGTCAAGGATCTTCTTCCGGCTTTCATAGTACTCCCTGACCACACCTTGATATTTTTTGCCGAGCTTGGCCCTGTCAAATACCGCCTGGGTATCTACATAGGCTATTTTCCCTCCCGCCGCCATGGCGGTCGATGAGATCAACAACATGGCAACGCACAACAATATGATTCTTTTCATCTGGAACCTCCTTAAAGTATTTTTTGGTATTATGGTATCTTGATGATCCGCGTTTCAAGTCCACGGTATCTTAAAAGAGCGTACCAATGGAAAATTCGAACTTACTTGCCTGGTCATCAGGTCTCTCTTTTATGATCTTACCCCATTCAAACCTGAGCGGCCCGATGGGAGAAAGCCACCAGAATCCCCAACCATAGGTCTGCCGCAGTTCTGAGAATTTTACGGTCTCGTAATTATCGAAGGCCTTCCCGATATCATAGAAGAGCACACCTTTGACCCGCGCAGCCGGGACGATCGGGAACGTATACTCGATGTTGTAAATGAGTTCCCTGTTTCCACCCCAGAGGTTCAAGGCATCGTCCATGGGTCCGGCGGTGCCGAATCGAAAACCACGGAGCGTGGAAGGGCCGCCGACAAAGAAGCGTTCTCCCAGGGGAACGGGCTTGTTTATGAGAGACTCTACATATCCGACTCTGCCGCGCACCATAAAAACGGTGTCCCAGAACAGCGGGAAATACCATGCCGAATCGCCCGATGTCTTGACAAAATTCGGGTCGCCGCCGAGCGGTCCTCCGGCATATTCCACATAAACGCTGTTCCTGGACCCGGTCTTCGGATCGAGATAGTAGTCTCGCGAATCACGTGAAATGCTCCAGGTAAGCGCATTCGTGCTGATCCGATCACCATAGACGTCAAGCTGCCTCTGGAGGGAGAATGCCGGCACCGTTTGTATGTCCGTCACAAGAGAGTTGTCGTAGCTGAATCTGAGCGAGGTCGAGACATATTCGCCGAAGCTCTTGCCCGCTGAGAGGGCAAATCCGTTCGTCTTGAGCCAATAGCCGCTGTAATCTTGTGACTGTTTGTAAACATCGACCTTGCCCCAGAGCGGTATGTCAAAGAGATACGGTTCCATGAAGCTGAGCATAAGAAGCTGACTTACCTTGCCCCACTGGGTCTTGAATTTGAGCAGTTGGCCCCGGCCGCCGAGGTTGCCCTGCGAAACTTCGACGATAGCCATCAGCTTGTCCACGGAGCTGTAACCGCCGCCGATGCTGAACGT encodes the following:
- a CDS encoding OmpH family outer membrane protein; amino-acid sequence: MKRIILLCVAMLLISSTAMAAGGKIAYVDTQAVFDRAKLGKKYQGVVREYYESRKKILDLDSEDIQKLQDDYTKQKQAKLLNEKAEKEKEETLNRKISEFQKKRDDFSGEIGKKNEELSSEFNQQLVLVLKDIAKREKYSLVLNKTINILSKAEVPAVLYAEEDLDLTERVVAELDKKEDAKKEETKK
- the msbA gene encoding lipid A export permease/ATP-binding protein MsbA, which translates into the protein MKNDLTIYKRLLTYLKPYKARLGWSVFFMGLTSVLISAQAYLVKPVLDKVILAKNMDLGLYLPPALVLVTILKGGAAYARDYMMGWVGQRVVNDIRDQLYTHVESLSFSYFTRTPTGVIISRIVNDVNLVQGALTKAPSSLVQGIFTMAALTGYILYLNWRLAVFSIIVLPLAGFALSKFSKRFRTASTQMQEQIGVLTTHLHETIGGIRIVKAFGMEDYESKRFAVKNKNLFNSLMRAIKTGAVSHPVMEVISILGTSLVILFGLYFITIGTMTVGDFFSFMAALVFFYRPLRDLNGVNNTVQDGVAAAQRIFEVLDTQPEIKNRQGAQSVSRDFRTIEFRNLTFKYEDEMVLKDINLTVKAGETIAIVGKSGGGKTTFVNLIPRFYDVTGGSILIDGKDIRDLSIESLRSLTAIVTQQTFLFNDTVKDNIAYGDTDRPFEDIVRAAQSAYAEDFIRALPLGYDTIIGESGVKLSGGQRQRIAIARALLKNAPILILDEATSSLDTQSEREVQNALDTLMKGRTSFVIAHRLSTIMNADRIIVLKDGRIVEQGRHEDLLTRGGEYKNLYERQFRDETPARTV
- a CDS encoding DegT/DnrJ/EryC1/StrS family aminotransferase encodes the protein MTIPMVDLKVQYEAIKEEINAVVLGVLQSTHFILGPQVKALEEEIAHYHGVKHAVAVASGTDALHLALLAAGIKRGDEVITTPFTFIATAEAISYVGAMPVFVDIKPDSFNIDISKIIPAITNKTKAIIPVHLYGQPADMDGLMELAKKHKLRVIEDCAQSFGAEYQGKKTGAIGDLGCFSFFPSKNLGGYGDGGMVITDDNDCAKHLMSLRNHGSTVRYYHDEIGFNSRLDEIQAAIIRTKFRHIDTYNAKRRNNASLYSRYLADSNIRTPSEQSGTKHVYHQYTIRVKNRDAVKQKLDAGGITSSMIYYPVPLHLQRAYNDLGIKPGSLPMAEQAAREVLSLPMYPELTEEQIKKVADAVKMAL
- the lpxA gene encoding acyl-ACP--UDP-N-acetylglucosamine O-acyltransferase → MNIHPTAIVHQKARIAGGVSIGPFTVIGEHVTIGKDTEIASHVLIEGWTTIGERNRIHSFTSIGAPPQDIGYRNEETFVLIGNDNVIREYATIHRATTKADRKTEIGNKNFLMAYIHVAHDCKLGNNIIMANNAAFGGHVIVEDFAVLGALIGIHQFVRIGAYSMIGGQSAIVLDVPPYVNATGNRAQLYGLNLVGLKRKGFSDQVINDLKKTYKIIFRSGLVQDEAFKKALEEFPDTKEVSYLIDFMRNSKRGVTR
- a CDS encoding lysophospholipid acyltransferase family protein, producing the protein MFRARILSFIGWVVLSLWSRTLRIQFVNKEIPSRLASEGKNVIYAFWHGRQFLLFHSHRNSGIVIPASESRDGEIQAGILKWFGFDVVRGSSKRKGDRALLGLVSGLRRGKDLALAVDGPRGPIYEAKQGVAYLAGKLDKQIVPVITSAKSFWVLDKIWDKYLLPKPFTRGIVLYGEPIIVKGISEEELEGKRKELEAALNRLMAQADGYFKAG
- a CDS encoding Gfo/Idh/MocA family oxidoreductase, with protein sequence MNKVRVGVIGVGYLGQFHAEKYANLPEVELVGLVDADPVRASQLSGKLKTQSFPDPAHLIGKVDAVSIVVPTVLHHSIAKQFLEQGVHVLIEKPMTVTLEQADELIDLATRNKLILQVGHIERFNPAFTAIKSLVGTPRYITAERAAPFTLRCTDVNVVLDLMIHDLDIVMDLAGSTPKEVSAAGISIITNEIDMATARIVFQNGCVADVSASRVSDEKKRLLRVFDEKAIYTSDYQTQKANVSRVKPGPGSQLVVEDISTDRRDTLEDEIRAFVKSVQGDVRTLVSGIEGRRALALARTITDNIEKGLTGFVPV
- the fabZ gene encoding 3-hydroxyacyl-ACP dehydratase FabZ, which encodes MLTINEVMDFLPHRYPFLMIDRILEFEADKRIVGLKNVTINEPFFQGHFPGHPIMPGVLLLEAMAQTGGVMALMSLPAEEVKKKVLYFMSIDKAKFRKPVTPGDQVRFELELIRARGPVRSLKAVAIVDGGVVAEAEMMAMIVDKDK
- the lpxD gene encoding UDP-3-O-(3-hydroxymyristoyl)glucosamine N-acyltransferase, with product MNLKELADMLGAELTGPADVDISGAAGVLEAREGQITFITGKSHLKDLERSQASAALVPLDTPALHLPLLRLNNPRLAFARTLEMFYVKPYQASGISEKAAIGANVVIGADPSIHPFVVLADDVKVGERVTLYPGVSIGRGSVVDDDSVIHANVSIGHNIRIGKRVIIHAGTVLGSDGFGFVTDKGRHHKIPQVGGVIIEDDVEIGGNCTIDRATLGNTLIKKGTKLDNQVHVAHNVTIGENCLIAGQVGIAGSSTIGNSVMFGGQVGVADHITVGDQVMAGGGSGITRDVEAGQVIAGYYAMPIRDWLKVQSLLPKLPELIKRIRELEKLIKEQ
- the lpxI gene encoding UDP-2,3-diacylglucosamine diphosphatase LpxI (LpxI, functionally equivalent to LpxH, replaces it in LPS biosynthesis in a minority of bacteria.); this encodes MNKIGLIAGNGNFPIAFAQAAKLKGLQVIAVAHEGETLPELAQLVDAIFWVKVGQLGKIITILKEQGVVDVLMAGGIKKTRFFGNTLPDMRGMALLAKMAHKKDDSLLRAVAEELESEGITVRESTLFLDSIVAQQGLLTKRKPSKEERRDIEFGWQMAKEIGRLDIGQTVVVKDQVILAVEAIEGTDEAIRRGGRLCGQGAVVVKVCKPQQDLRFDLPAIGTQTIKSMLEVQASCLAVEAGKTIIIERETVINDANRAGITIIAMQDLKDIA
- the lpxB gene encoding lipid-A-disaccharide synthase, producing MKKVMIMSGEASGDLHGANLARELWKQDPAMVIYGVGSKQMQEAGVRMLADAKEISVVGITEVLTHLGVIYRVYASLKRFLKHERPDLLVLIDFPDFNIKLGKAAQKLGIPVLYYISPQVWVWRKGRIKTIARMVKAMIVVFPFEVPLYEKAGVDVRFVGHPLTDVVRSDLTKEQAKSVFGLDASRRTIALLPGSRKSELTHLLPDMLAAAKILSARFQDLQFILPVAPTLDQRFVRTFMEQCGVPVRVIEGRVYDVLRASDAAIVTSGTATLETGLMSIPMVIVYRISAITYTILSSMVHAGLKHVGLVNIVADERLVPELIQEESTPQHMADAVARMLTDPIYYDQIRAGLEGVRMRLGDAGASARAAAVVRELLAT